From a region of the Arachis ipaensis cultivar K30076 chromosome B09, Araip1.1, whole genome shotgun sequence genome:
- the LOC107619133 gene encoding electron transfer flavoprotein subunit beta, mitochondrial — MKIMVAIKRVIDYAVKIRVKPDKSGVVTQNVKMSMNPFCEIALEEALRIRESGLASEVVAVTMGPSQCLDTLRTGLAMGADRGIHVDSTSALHPLHVAKILRNLVQIEKPSLIILGKQAIDDDCNQTGQMVAGLLNWPQGTFASKVVLDKEKEEVTVDREVDDGIETVQLKLPAVITTDLRLNQPRYATLPNIMKAKSKPIKKFTPQELNVEIKSDLEIVEVTEPPKRKAGVMVSSVDELIEKLKNEAKVI; from the exons ATGAAGATAATGGTAGCCATAAAACGCGTAATCGATTACGCCGTCAAGATCAGAGTCAAACCCGACAAG AGTGGGGTGGTGACGCAGAACGTGAAGATGTCGATGAACCCATTCTGCGAGATAGCGCTGGAAGAGGCGCTGCGAATCAGAGAGAGTGGGTTGGCGTCTGAGGTTGTGGCAGTGACCATGGGACCCTCTCAGTGCCTTGACACTCTCAGAACTGGTCTCGCCATGGGAGCTGATAGGGGCATCCACGTGGACTCTACTTCTGCTCTTCACCCTCTCCATGTTGCCAAGATCTTGAGGAACCTTGTGCAGATTGAGAAACCTTCCCTTATCATTCTTGGCAAACAG GCCATTGATGATGATTGCAACCAAACAGGGCAGATGGTAGCAGGACTCCTCAACTGGCCTCAAGGGACTTTTGCTTCAAAG GTTGTCCTTGATAAAGAGAAAGAGGAAGTTACAGTGGACAGAGAGGTTGACGATGGAATCGAGACTGTGCAGTTGAAATTACCGGCAGTAATAAC AACTGATCTGAGACTGAACCAACCAAGGTATGCAACACTTCCCAACATCATGAAAGCAAAATCAAAGCCCATAAAGAAGTTCACTCCTCAAGAGTTGAATGTGGAAATCAAATCTGATTTGGAAATTGTGGAAGTCACTGAACCCCCCAAAAGGAAAGCAGGGGTCATGGTCTCTTCTGTTGATGAGCTCATTGAGAAACTCAAAAATGAGGCCAAAGTCATTTGA
- the LOC107617845 gene encoding transcription factor bHLH104, with protein sequence MDFDSLDDFFDFDDFIHHSPHPPSDFLWSNPSVSSEIGFSAGGGGGGSDVCQEKTRKRRHASSCCKAGTKAGREKLRRERLNERFCDLSAVLEPGRPAKADKMAILDDAIRVLKQLKTEAEELKQTNEKLLEEIKCSKAEKNELREEKLVLKADKERIERQLKDLPVQPAGYMPPNLAPFQAGVNKVAVYPNYGYMPMWHYLPPSTRDTSHDHELRPPAA encoded by the exons ATGGATTTCGATTCCCTCGACGATTTCTTCGATTTCGATGATTTTATCCATCATTCTCCCCATCCGCCTTCCGATTTCCTGTGGTCCAATCCAag TGTGAGCTCTGAAATTGGCTTTTCAgcaggtggtggtggtggtggtagtgatGTCTGTCAAGAGAAAACCAGAAAGAG GAGACATGCTAGTTCATGTTGCAAGGCAGGGACAAAGGCTGGCCGTGAAAAGTTGCGAAGGGAGAGACTCAATGAAAG GTTCTGTGACTTAAGTGCTGTTTTGGAACCTGGGAGACCTGCGAAAGCTGATAAAATGGCTATACTTGATGATGCTATCAGAGTTTTGAAACAACTAAAAACTGAAGCTGAGGAACTCAAACAAACGAATGAAAAATTGTTAGAAGAAATAAAATGTTCTAAG GCCGAGAAAAATGAACTTCGAGAAGAGAAACTTGTTCTGAAAGCAGATAAAGAAAGGATTGAGAGACAGTTGAAAGATTTGCCTGTTCAACCTGCAGGGTATATGCCTCCCAATCTAGCTCCTTTCCAAGCAGGGGTCAACAAAGTCGCTGTTTATCCGAACTACGGTTATATGCCAATGTGGCATTATCTTCCTCCATCTACCCGTGATACATCCCATGATCATGAGCTTAGGCCTCCTGCTGCATAA
- the LOC107617846 gene encoding WAT1-related protein At3g18200-like isoform X1, whose protein sequence is MCFVGAAQSAVFTVLIIGHKPSAWTIGFNIDLWSTLYGGIVIAGLIIYIQLWCTEKKGPVFVTMTTPVCTILAAILAYFVFGEKLGASLRYNDYPRLYHSCCNFSILCLCIIGATFVIIGLYLLLWGKEGDQKIHVNTKPCNGEDSKYILQSTISTLDLKGRNANPSRGKVKRISH, encoded by the exons ATGTGCTTTGTTGGAGCAGCACAATCAGCTGTTTTCACAGTCTTAATTATAGGGCATAAACCTTCAGCTTGGACTATAGGGTTCAACATTGACCTGTGGTCCACATTATATGGT GGAATTGTGATAGCCGGTTTGATAATATACATTCAGCTGTGGTGCACTGAGAAAAAGGGGCCAGTCTTCGTTACAATGACTACCCCCGTTTGTACCATTCTTGCTGCAATTTTAGCATACTTTGTCTTTGGTGAGAAACTTGGGGCCAGTCTTCGTTACAATGACTACCCCCGTTTGTACCATTCTTGCTGCAATTTTAGCATACTTTGTCTTTG CATTATAGGCGCAACTTTTGTCATCATTGGTCTATACTTGCTGTTGTGGGGCAAAGAAGGCGACCAAAAGATTCATGTCAACACCAAACCGTGCAATGGTGAAGATTCAAAATACATACTACAATCTACAATCAGTACCTTAGACTTGAAAGGGAGAAATGCAAATCCAAGTAGAGGAAAAGTAAAACGAATAAGTCATTAA
- the LOC107617846 gene encoding transcription factor bHLH34-like isoform X2: protein MDFNSLDDFFDFDDFIHHSPLPPSDFLRSNPIVSSEIDFSGGGGGGGGGSDVCQEKTRKKRHASSCCKVGTKAGCEKLRRERLNERFCDLSFVLEPERPEQADKMAILDDAIRV from the exons ATGGATTTCAATTCGCTCGACGATTTCTTCGATTTCGATGACTTCATCCACCATTCTCCCCTTCCGCCCTCCGATTTCCTGCGGTCCAATCCAAT TGTGAGCTCTGAAATTGACTTTTcaggaggtggaggtggaggtggaggtggtagTGATGTCTGTCAAGAGAAAACCAGAAAGAA GAGACATGCTAGTTCATGTTGTAAGGTAGGGACAAAGGCTGGCTGTGAAAAGTTGCGGAGGGAGAGACTCAATGAAAG GTTTTGTGACTTGAGTTTTGTTTTAGAACCGGAGAGACCTGAGCAAGCCGATAAAATGGCTATACTTGATGATGCTATCAGAGTTTAA
- the LOC107615893 gene encoding WAT1-related protein At5g07050-like, translating to MVLAQVGYAFLYFITETSFNHGMSPFLYVTYRHIVAAVIMFPFAFFLERNERPKLTFALFMEIFVLSLVGICVPINMYFASLRYTSPTFVASIVNVIASLTFIIAVVLRLAN from the exons ATGGTGTTAGCCCAAGTTGGCTATGCATTCTTGTATTTCATCACTGAAACTTCCTTCAACcatgggatgagtcctttcttgTATGTAACCTACCGCCATATCGTAGCGGCTGTTATCATGTTCCCATTTGCATTCTTTCTAGAGAG AAATGAGAGACCAAAGCTCACATTTGCTCTGTTCATGGaaatttttgtgctttccttggtTGG GATTTGTGTACCAATCAATATGTACTTTGCAAGCCTGCGGTACACTTCTCCAACCTTTGTTGCTTCCATTGTCAACGTCATAGCTTCCCTTACCTTCATCATTGCCGTAGTACTAAGGTTGGCCAATTAG
- the LOC107617844 gene encoding WAT1-related protein At5g07050 isoform X1: protein MEQKKSSIVLVFREFKPHFLMVLAQVGYAFLYFITEASFNHGMSPFLYVTYRHIVAAVVMFPFAFFLERNERPKLTFALFMEIFVLSLVGICVPINMYFASLRYTSPTFVASIVNVIASLTFIIAVVLRYEALDVRDPRGIAKVIGTMLSLSGVMTMTLYKGPTMRNLWRPVIHIPGKSSAAAHENWLKGSLLAVISCVSWSVWYIMQAATLKRYPAQLSLTTWMCFVGAAQSAVFTVLIIGHKPSAWTIGFNIDLWSTLYGGIVIAGLIIYIQLWCTEKKGPVFVTMTTPLCTILAAILAYFVFGEKLYLGSIIGATFVIIGLYLLLWGKEGDQEIHINTKPCSGEDPECRLQSVP, encoded by the exons ATGGAACAAAAGAAATCTTCTATTGTTCTTGTGTTCAGAGAATTCAAGCCACACTTTCTGATGGTGTTAGCCCAAGTTGGCTATGCATTCTTGTATTTCATCACTGAAGCTTCCTTCAATcatgggatgagtcctttcttgTATGTAACTTACCGCCATATTGTCGCGGCGGTTGTCATGTTCCCATTTGCATTCTTTCTAGAGAG AAATGAGAGACCAAAGCTCACATTTGCTCTGTTCATGGaaatttttgtgctttccttggtTGG GATTTGTGTACCAATCAATATGTACTTTGCAAGCCTGCGGTACACTTCTCCAACCTTTGTTGCTTCCATTGTCAACGTCATAGCTTCCCTTACCTTCATCATTGCCGTAGTACTAAG GTATGAGGCTCTTGATGTTCGAGATCCCCGGGGAATAGCGAAAGTTATAGGGACAATGTTGTCCTTAAGCGGGGTAATGACAATGACACTATACAAAGGACCGACCATGAGAAATTTGTGGCGTCCCGTAATTCATATTCCAGGAAAGAGTTCTGCTGCAGCACATGAGAACTGGCTCAAGGGTTCTCTTCTTGCAGTTATAAGCTGTGTTTCATGGTCTGTCTGGTATATCATGCAG GCAGCCACTTTGAAAAGATATCCAGCACAGTTGTCCCTTACTACATGGATGTGCTTTGTTGGAGCAGCACAATCAGCTGTTTTCACAGTCTTAATTATAGGGCATAAACCTTCAGCTTGGACTATAGGGTTCAACATTGACCTGTGGTCCACATTATATGGT GGAATTGTGATAGCTGGTTTGATAATATACATTCAGCTGTGGTGCACTGAGAAAAAGGGGCCAGTCTTCGTTACAATGACTACCCCCCTTTGTACCATTCTTGCTGCAATTTTAGCATACTTTGTCTTTGGTGAGAAACTTTACCTCGGCAg CATCATAGGCGCAACTTTTGTCATCATTGGTCTATACTTGCTATTGTGGGGCAAAGAAGGTGACCAAGAGATTCATATCAACACCAAACCGTGCAGTGGTGAAGATCCAGAATGCAGACTACAATCAGTACCTTAG
- the LOC107617844 gene encoding WAT1-related protein At5g07050 isoform X2: MEQKKSSIVLVFREFKPHFLMVLAQVGYAFLYFITEASFNHGMSPFLYVTYRHIVAAVVMFPFAFFLERNERPKLTFALFMEIFVLSLVGICVPINMYFASLRYTSPTFVASIVNVIASLTFIIAVVLRYEALDVRDPRGIAKVIGTMLSLSGVMTMTLYKGPTMRNLWRPVIHIPGKSSAAAHENWLKGSLLAVISCVSWSVWYIMQAATLKRYPAQLSLTTWMCFVGAAQSAVFTVLIIGHKPSAWTIGFNIDLWSTLYGGIVIAGLIIYIQLWCTEKKGPVFVTMTTPLCTILAAILAYFVFAS, translated from the exons ATGGAACAAAAGAAATCTTCTATTGTTCTTGTGTTCAGAGAATTCAAGCCACACTTTCTGATGGTGTTAGCCCAAGTTGGCTATGCATTCTTGTATTTCATCACTGAAGCTTCCTTCAATcatgggatgagtcctttcttgTATGTAACTTACCGCCATATTGTCGCGGCGGTTGTCATGTTCCCATTTGCATTCTTTCTAGAGAG AAATGAGAGACCAAAGCTCACATTTGCTCTGTTCATGGaaatttttgtgctttccttggtTGG GATTTGTGTACCAATCAATATGTACTTTGCAAGCCTGCGGTACACTTCTCCAACCTTTGTTGCTTCCATTGTCAACGTCATAGCTTCCCTTACCTTCATCATTGCCGTAGTACTAAG GTATGAGGCTCTTGATGTTCGAGATCCCCGGGGAATAGCGAAAGTTATAGGGACAATGTTGTCCTTAAGCGGGGTAATGACAATGACACTATACAAAGGACCGACCATGAGAAATTTGTGGCGTCCCGTAATTCATATTCCAGGAAAGAGTTCTGCTGCAGCACATGAGAACTGGCTCAAGGGTTCTCTTCTTGCAGTTATAAGCTGTGTTTCATGGTCTGTCTGGTATATCATGCAG GCAGCCACTTTGAAAAGATATCCAGCACAGTTGTCCCTTACTACATGGATGTGCTTTGTTGGAGCAGCACAATCAGCTGTTTTCACAGTCTTAATTATAGGGCATAAACCTTCAGCTTGGACTATAGGGTTCAACATTGACCTGTGGTCCACATTATATGGT GGAATTGTGATAGCTGGTTTGATAATATACATTCAGCTGTGGTGCACTGAGAAAAAGGGGCCAGTCTTCGTTACAATGACTACCCCCCTTTGTACCATTCTTGCTGCAATTTTAGCATACTTTGTCTTTG CATCATAG